In Apis mellifera strain DH4 linkage group LG1, Amel_HAv3.1, whole genome shotgun sequence, the sequence CGAGGAAGAGGCGGCGAAACTGGCGGTCGAATCGATGGGATATCGATCGGTTGAGTTTAGGCTGGCTTTTTAGAAACCTTTTTCTTTGCATGTTCGAGGAGACACAATTGTTTATGATTGAGTCTCTCTTATGCACGGAGGTGATAGGAGAGGATGGATTTGAGAAAGTGGAGGAATATTTtggagaagaagagggagggggggggagaggattaaaggatttttgaaattttgtccTATAATTCTGGGATTTTCTGAAGTCTGGGAGAGTTTAAAGTGACATGATGAGCGGGATATGATGGCTGGAGAAGGATTGGGACATAGTCGCGATTATAACGTGACTatgtatgatattattattatggtaTTATGTGATTTTGATTTAATCtgatttcttttgattttactTTCATCTTTTCCTATGTAATCATGGTAAAATTTTAGTGCAAAATGCGGGCAATATGTAtcctgtattttattatattgttgatgtatttatttttctttttctttctaccgTTGTAaactaatgatttttaaagaaatgataaaaggaTTCTGTCTATATTTACATTTGGGCGTGGGCTACGGTATAAAATGGATCCTTCTGCACGAaactgatatatttattagcacACTTGCAAATCttattgattttcaataaGATGTTTTAAgacattgataaaaatatagtataatatgaaataaattttgattaaaaagttttacgtaatgatatttgtataaaaaaattaaaaaaaaagaatatataatatcgtggAAAGATTgtgtgttatttaaaaattaaattgcaatgttttatatttattatctacgtTATTTACGTTATTATGTTATActtatattagttatatttattaaatttaatttataatcaccCCTTTTACAGAATAAGACGAGTAAGGGCGAAGAGAAAGGTGAGACTAAAAATTGCAACTTTAATCCACTTCGCTCGAGTTCTGTTTTGAATTATCGATCTATATTACATCTAGCACGCAGAAGATAATTCTCCTATGACTCATCTATTACCTCGAACCttctaattaaatgaataaatcaacGTTTGTATGATGATACAAATAAGttttcttgttatttattatttttatatatttataatatataattataagtaattattatatatatttttatacctattattatattgaaaaataaaatttctacttacaactatagaaaaattagaaatatcaaatctaaacgtttctttctttttatgtcaatatttattgattattaatttaattattattattaaattcaattaataattaaatttattcaaataaatgttttgGTTCGAAATATTGGTAAAGATCATATTGCGTAAgtgtgatatatatttaagaattgaactctaaatttcttattcaccTGGATAAGTTCATATTTTCTGTTCCCGAAAACACAGCCGATGATGCTTgacgtgaaaataaattttcgtaaaatattatgtacgtAAACTGTGACATAACGTGTGCAACATtgaatgcattttttaaatgaattggaTCACACGAATGATAAATAGCTGCtattatttttgaacttttatcgaaattgttattaaatctttaactAGAACATTTTcgcaagttttattaaaaaatatataaagacagTTTTATTCTGAATAtctctttgttatttttatcgattaactttgaagaattatttacaatgattttatatttattaatttttatcaatcgatattatacgtgtcatcaaaaatttaaataaaagttaagttCAAAACAGCTATTGtgtaatcgaattttaatcaattttattataacagaTAAATGGCAATGACCGTTCGTTTAATTATCTCCGTAAAACAGAATAAATCTGACCCTACTTTTGAGGATAAGAATTATGTCTAACTTCGGAATTACGATCAGCCGTCTTCGTCAGTTGCATCATTGCTATCTTATCCGTTATTTGTCTGTGACGTCATTGAACATGGTGGGCGCACGCGCATTACGAAAATACACTACAATACATGAAAATACTAGGTTTACCTGGGTGCATGTTTACCTGTGCTTAACCAATAGGGTCACAGAACGCTATTATGTCATTGATGATAGGAAACATCAAAATTAGTGgacattgttttaattattacatattttgaattttttagataacttttatatatatattgataatatcctTACAGGATCGTTATATTCTTATGTCGTCGTTAAATATAGGGTATtctgaaaaatggaaaatgtgaattttaaaaatattatttgaatgattttcatatgattgtatatattattttgtacattattatagtttatagtaaataaatttattaataataataaagaaaaataataaataataaatcaaaagtattatagaattgtattataatattataagattgtattataaataatataaaatagtaagataaataaaaatttataaaaattataatctagaaatattttttttatattatatatttttataaaattttattttcattttattatagatatacgtaaataatctaattctatagtaataaatattttaaattcaacattattttgcaattttacttACATCACGATTTTCTTAGATTTTTCTTCACATTTTCCTTCAGAAAAATACAAACACTTACTATGATTAATGCATATTTGAAACGACTTATAGAGCCGTTCCACTGCGTCAGTTGGTATCTGCGCAGAAGACAAATATCAAAGTAGCCTATAGTAACGTGGACTCGTAAGCGATCAGACCGGCTTTTACGAGCGGCTCGATATAGCTACGTTGTGTGTAACTATTCGGTGTATGGAACAAAAACGAAAGAACAAACGAACGAATTTGTGTTAAAGTGGCCGCATGTCCATTTCGaaacgttattaaaataaaataagtaaaggaACAAGATCTGCGTACGTATCGAGTGTCGTCGAAAGTGTAACTGTGTCACAACAAACATGGGATTGAAAGATTTTCGAATAATCTACGATAATCATTGGAACACTTATTATCCAGGACAAACAGTAAGCGGAAATATTATTGTCGTACTAGACAGCACAAAGAAGATTCGTGGTATGTTATATTCGAAATCGCATCTTTATCGAATGAatcatattatgttatttttgggtgaataatatttaatgaacattaaatatcgttttgtAATATTCAAAGATCGAACAGGTGTTTCTAAATGTATGCGATTTTCACATGATCTTTTTAGTGATAATGTTTATGAAAATGCAACTATATGTAGTGAAGATGATGGAGTGATTATGCggaattatatgtaaatatatttagtagatttaaaaatatacatatattatattaaaaattaataaaaaaatattaaaaaacatttataattctttatttgaaaataatttaaatataatgtagtagaaaaatgaatatttttgttttcacagaattattgataaaagagGTAAGATGAACATaaagattttgatatatttagaaaaataaaatttaaataacaaagaaattaatatgtaaaataatttatactttttatagttatataataatttagttgatcgatatcattattttttatttttaaaatttttaccaaaatattaaaatcaatattagaaattaatattatttgaatattaaaaaatattttttatattattaatatatataacataagttttattctaaattttgctCTGATAtgtaaattgtatttcatACATATTGTCGAGTTCTTGTCGCCGCATTcctgtagattttttttcttttttgtcgcAAGGTGTAGTTTAATTATAGCACTATACACCCGCACAGTAGAAATGGACAGTAACGATCAGCCGTGAAACATTTGTTTTGTTACATTGTATTGCCATtgcattattgtttttatatttttttattattatttaattaatgtattgttattattgttattagtaactattatttaatatttttcttatatagtattcttttttaatattcttacagttttattttatatatagtattatatagttactgtttattttttttttattttattttattacaattttattccttAATCTCGTGAATTGTTAACTTAACAATAGGAAATTTTACAGAATTATTACAAACTTGTATAactttccttttaaattttatcttttgtaaatatcttttataaattacatttcatagttttttatttttatttttaccggCTCACTCACATTTCTGTTTCTGAGCGatgctatttatattttaaatttatagatttctaTAGTGTCAGTTATACAAAAATACTCTATAAAACTCttctataaaattcttctgTGGTATTCTTGACATTTATTTGACGTTGATATACTGTTCTATTAGCATCGACTTGCTTTAGCTCGTGTTTAATTTTACACCATTATCTCATTGTTAATGGTAATTTCTGAAATGTGTCAACTCATGCCTGAATTGAGCAAtatgaaatgttttaaataataatagaaagtataaaattccttgatgaattcatttataattttagcattattaatcgagttaaaatttttaattcggatcgtataacatttataattaaaattatcattttctttaaaataaaatttcttcaaaatcgaaattattaaaattaatgtaatcgataaaaaatataatacgtatgacaatattatttaaaaattttatcatttttacagGTATAAGTGTGAAAGTAAAAGGTGTGGCGAATACATGTTGGACTACAGATAAGCAAGATATGGATGAGAGAGGACAATATAGGGATGGGACTCAGACAGTCTCTGCCCATGAAGAATACTTCGAGACAAAATATTATCTTGTTGGATCGGCTTCCggtgaattttttaacttgaGTTAAGaatttaagttattttattaattgtttttattgaaagaagtacaaatttttttttcaggtggAGAAATCGAGATACAAAGCGGGGAgcataaatttccatttcaatgTGTACTACCGACAAATTTACCTAGCAGTTTCGAATCTGATTTTGGACATGTTCGATATACCGTCAAAGCAACTTTAGATCGCCCTTGGAAGTTTGATCAAGAAGTAAAGAGTCCCTTTACAGTGGTGTCACCTCTTGACCTTAATCAAGAATCGAGAGCCTCGGtatgatttataatcaaaatgttaatttagtaaaatttagtgaataaagtaaaaatagtaaaattttttaaaggaaaaaatagaagaagaaatgagCAAGACGTTTTGTTGTTTATGTTGCGGAACGCCACCGTTAActgttaattattcattaccaGTTAGAGGATATGTGCCAGGCCAATCAATGCCAATAAAGGTGAACGTTGAAAATCATTCAGGAGTTACTGTAGAAACTGTAAAGCTCATTCTGTGTAAGGTATGTTCGactcgataatattattaataatatatgatagatgaaaatattttaaaataacaatgaatCGTGAAGTCTAGATGGTGACTTTTCGTGCTACAACACCGACTACTGATACTAAAACGGAAGAGATTGTGATAGCAGAAGTTGGCAAAGGACCTATtgagggaggaggaattgcAGACTATGAACAGAAACTAGATATTCCTCCATTACCTCCGTCGAATTTGACAAATTGTGGAATTATTGATCTAGAATATAATCTTAAAGTTGTGGCATGTGTCTCAGGATGGttggtatatatttattatctgaatagaaaaaataaaaagagattcatttttatataaataatgattaaaatatcttattcttagcaagattttgtaaaataaaatttgaatcagtttttaaaattatattttatataatatgatgaaCCAAGTacattaaatctatatttatcatttactaGTTGCATCACATTGTGATTCATTGTATTCATTGTATGTATGACTCTTAAACGGGATTTGTAAAGAATGCTAATGTACTACTTAAATTCTATAGTGGAAAATTGCCCATACAAAACTGATTCTAGTCGGTcgttaaagtattttataatataatagagatATAACTATGTTTAATAAGATGATTATGTGTTAGGTACTATCGAAATTTATGGCAAAATACACTTATATTCGTGGGTACTGTACCTCTGGTAAATTATCAAACTCCAAGTGCTCCCCCCATGGAAGAATATCCTTCAGAAATTGGATGGACGAGATCTGGAATTCCAAGCTCTGATGGAGCTGCAACAAATTTATATCCTAATTTACGTaagaatacttttatttatttttaataattatataatattttttactatttaaatactaattataatatattttttattatggaaattttataaattaaattatatgatttaagaaagtatatataattaataaaatgtatatacttattatatagaatggagtatatatatatatatattaatacaataatttaaattacagcTCCACCATCATATGAAGAATCAACTAATAGTGCAAGAAGTTTATGGGAACGTGGCGAATCTGAGCATATTTTCGGTATATCGAATCATTTCTCGCCTAAATATCCTGTTTTCAATTTTGCAGCAGTTTAATGagtaacaagaaaaaataatttggtgctttatttaaaaagaaaaaaatgaaaattttatatgtatctcAGCACAGTCTGTAGAGCATATTTTAagctttaattgaaattaagggCTCATAATGATCGTGTGTAATAATCAAGTTGATAATCTAATTGTTATGAATGAAATGATatcttgattatatttttttaaaataaaataagtttttaataagaGTACTGAAAGGATGATTAACCaaaggaaataagaaaatagtcatattaaatgctttttaaagaatgagttgataatttaatttatataatttaaaaaaacaattttttaattaaaatgtgaaatattatatacattaaatattaaatttttgaactaGTCTCAAAGTTTATGTatctagaataattaaaatgcacAATACTCAAacgatatttgttattatattatactataatgtTAAAGTGATTGGTTTTTTAATATGCTGTGTATattttcttacgaaaaattttatatgtatgaaagcaatattaaatttttaaatactgcCGATATTAGAATTCAGTTTTTATGCGAATTTGTTTGAATcacgtttatataaatacatatatatatatatatatatatatatatatgtatacatataaacatattgttaattatatcaatatattatgtataacaaaaatataaaattagaaaatttgtatttatatctaCTTTGTTGTCAATAAAATGtatgttttttatacattatggCATTATTGTCGCTTAGTATCATTACATTGCTGAATATATAGGAAATTGGAATAGTTTCTCTATTGCATAAATTTTGGAGAACAAGTATAGACAAggagacaaaaaaaataaaaaatagtggaAGAAAGACagaaatagtataaaaatattgaaatcagcgccatcttcagagtgccgcaaatgaaacttataaagaaaggatagaaaatatttaaaaaaggatagagataaaataagaattgactATTAGCGCTATCTCTTGAGTATTCTTAAAAGTAACTCTtcaaagataagataaagtagagtaaaaattgaatatcaatgCCATCTGTTgagtgttttatattattttattttagatagatatttttaatgtcaACAGATGTCGCtaataatcaattcttattGTATCTTcaatatttgctttttttgtCCATGCTTGTTTCATTTACAATAGTCTAGAGATGGCGTtgattctcgaatttttaattttatctctattCTTTTTCCACTATTTACTTTCcttgtttatatttgttcatttctttttgatatggaataaaattatattgaattagatttagtctatattttgtttataatttaaatttgtttatgaaaatttttacctattgcaattataatagttaaataagaaaattgtagaaatataataatttatttattttttctaattaattaattactcttTTTATTcacgaatttaatttcaaaagatttaattttagtaaataatacaaacatattaaaaataaaaatacgtcacattttattttctagtcACGACATCAATGTTTATCTATTCTTCGTTGATCATGTTTCGCGGAAAGATTTCTATcgataactttattttatcgaggaataattatcatacacgatattttttatctattcactggatctaaataatatacgaCTCGATTTTGTGCTTTTTGcgattttatacttttactgTGGAACATATTTTATCACTGACTAAACATTAAATTCATCATGTCgccatatttttcatatttcaaatttgaatcgataaataataatcataaaaccgttaatttataaacttttttcaatatttaataattttatatttttatatcgtttataattaatattatttcagaattttattttttgtttaatataaattatattttgttttatataaaaatgtaaagaagactggcataaaatatttaaaaatgtcggAACATATCATTCTGATTCGTTAAGACTCCATCATACTGCATAAGCTTATTACTATTGTGAAAATGGATAtccatttgtttcttttaccGTATCATCGTATTAATATGaacagaaaaatcaaaattagatacaaatatatatgaatatagatCATTTCGTTATTTGATCTTCTATcgtcagaaaaaaatatatatataatataaaagttaaatatatttaaataaaaaatattttatgtattatttggTTATTATATGTCACTATTATATTCTGTATTAATGTAATCATagtataataagataaataaaaaataagtggATATCTACCTTAAAAGATCGAACAGAAGCTTCGTTGATTCGAGTTTTAACGAGATTTTCCATGACATCGTGAAATGAGTCGAACATTGACGTATCGCGGTCACAGAGGTATCGTGTTCAAACTCTATGtcttgtgtgtgtatatatgtatatacatttattttatatatatatatatatattacaatgctATGTATCGCGTAAGCATTAGTTTGCTAGTTGGACAAATGAGGCGCTAAATGTCAACCAATTTTAATGTACCACCAAATAACGATCTATTGTTATACCTCTTGAAACGTAAATGCTAATTAAAACGACGTAGTTCTAAATTGAACATATTGGTTTATCCACAGTTTAATTCTCcgatattctaatttaagctatttccatatttgtaatttataataggatAGAGCAACGTATTATTACGATTCCACAACGATTCGATGTATTAGGTATGTATATAAGAGTGAATTTTCAAAACGATGATTATATCCTTGAtgatagttattattatatatcattgtaagttttgatattctatttttacacTATTaggattattaaaagaagttCAGCAATtcattgcttataatttagatatttcagattgatttgaaaaaagtgatattaataatatcgaaatgtgAATGTCATGGCGTTCACAATTCGATATGTTCGAATGAagttaatgttatatttttgttcatttgataaaaaattagttattttaagaattaatgggtctctaataaataatattgaaagacATTTATgttcatttgtaaaatatttataaatataattacttgattataggttatttttatttgaatttaaaaaaaatattttcttaatatacatatcaatttaatacttaattaaCATAGAATATAAgatcattgaatataatttctttattaataatgtttgattttaagataagtatagaaaaatataaacccTGAAACTTACTGACAAATTAAGCATTCACCTAAGGCTGATCGATTACGTATATGTATCACTAGACGGTTTTGTGTCCTTGAGAGtaggaaatgaaatattcgtaaGCTATGGTCTAACTTTTGTACGGATGTTCAACTAAAAGGAATAGTATGGATTACGATGAGAGTGGATGGCTTTtgttatttgagaaatttcattatgaaGAACGATTGCCGAACGATGTGTCGTGAATCATCTTGAATCTGTGCTAAATGGTAAGTATATGAACattcaaatgattttaaaaattcaatacaattcaataatttaaatgttttatcatattaaattagatttttaaaaagttattattatttgaaatatacaatCATCTCCTGATAATCGTTTTTGCTCTCGTAAATTATTCAGTAGCATAATCTTttgatcattaattattaattgtattgaataatatattttccttttatacgTTGATATTTAATCCAAATGATTACtgtaatttattcaatcaGCTATTTGACACGAATAAGTTTTTATAGAATACAATTCTAGTTTCAAATTCTATTGAATTAAttcagtaatttttttatgatgtagatagataatatatttattttattttattgatattattgataaattaatagattttattatttttctatataatattgtttttacattatatataaaaaaatttgttttaatagaattttaatttttaaattattgtatactttttaatataatagattgaagaaactatcgataaaaaaagttgatgaataaaaaaaatagaaataaagaaaaaataaaaaaataaaataaaatatttgataaaa encodes:
- the LOC724328 gene encoding arrestin domain-containing protein 17; amino-acid sequence: MGLKDFRIIYDNHWNTYYPGQTVSGNIIVVLDSTKKIRGISVKVKGVANTCWTTDKQDMDERGQYRDGTQTVSAHEEYFETKYYLVGSASGGEIEIQSGEHKFPFQCVLPTNLPSSFESDFGHVRYTVKATLDRPWKFDQEVKSPFTVVSPLDLNQESRASEKIEEEMSKTFCCLCCGTPPLTVNYSLPVRGYVPGQSMPIKVNVENHSGVTVETVKLILCKMVTFRATTPTTDTKTEEIVIAEVGKGPIEGGGIADYEQKLDIPPLPPSNLTNCGIIDLEYNLKVVACVSGWYYRNLWQNTLIFVGTVPLVNYQTPSAPPMEEYPSEIGWTRSGIPSSDGAATNLYPNLPPPSYEESTNSARSLWERGESEHIFGISNHFSPKYPVFNFAAV